The window AGTATCTATCAATTTGGGGTGGGGTATGCTGGTACCCGGGGGACTTATACATGCGAGGGCAGTCCAAAAATATTTGTTGAGGTTGAGGGATCGGATGCTGCATTGGGAATAGCCGGGCAGTTCAGAGCAACATTTACAAACTTTAAGAGAATTACTGGAGTCTCCACCGGTAGAGGGCTGCTTAACCGGTTAATGGTTGATGAGTCCACCATTGCAAGTATTGGCTTCAAAGCCTTGGGAGGTGCCTCAGGAAACATTGAACTTAAAACTGGTAGAAACATATTTTCTGGTGGAGGCGAAGTTAGTTTGGAAGGGGGCGGTAGTGTTGGTGTCCCTGGGACTGGGATTAATGTTGGAGGCAAGGGAGCAGTCAGCGGGTCGGGAAGTCCTTCAGTCGGTTTCACTGGTTCATTTGGCGTAAGCGCACCATTTGAGGCTTTAAATTCAATTACGGTAGACATTGATGTTGTTCGCTAAGAAGGCTCTCTTTGATTCAATTATCGGCAGCGCTTATATCTGTTTCATATACGCGTGCTCGGATATTGCGGTCTCGGGTGAGCGGACGGCACCAATTATTGGGCTTAATTATACTACAATGCTTGTGGTATTTTTGTTTTACTCGATAACAGTCTTTTTGATATCAATGTGGGCTTCGTGGAAACATTGTGAAGGTCTTAAAGATAAGACTAAAAAGAGATACTGGCTTTCCCTAATCGGGGCCTTCGCATTTTTGGGGGCGACTATTTATTACGTGAAGATCATTCGACCGAGCCTAGGACCAAATAACTGAAATGAGCAGAGAAATACCTACACTCGCAAAAGTTATTCTCTGGGTTTCATTATTTGCAGGCGGATGGAATGGCATTCTTGCCAATATGTTCCTTTTGATTTCTCCGAGCGAGCACTCCATGTTCGCTGCAGATGGAATGAGAGTAGTTTTACTAGCAGCGGGTATTGTCGGACTTTATATCGCAGCAACTTCGATTCTTGCCTTAAGAAGCAAAGAAATTGGAAGAAAGGCATACTGTTATGGAATTATAGCTGTAGTAGTGTTTATTATCGCATGGTATGGCTTCAATGTAATGCGCTCCCCTCAGTTCACTATTATTATTGCTGGTGTAATAGGTGCCCTAATTCCTTTGGTAACCTGTTTTGCTGTCTACAAATACTTTAATTCGCGGGCTGTCTTGAAAGCATACAGGGAAACCGGAGGGGGTCATTCCGTGCGAAGCGAAGGGGTCAAACGTAGAAAATAAACTTTGAGCGTTATCCGAGGCATCAACGAAACAACGCCCCGCCCGGCAATCCACGGCCACAACTTCCAAGTCGACCGCCCCCGACCACCCCGCCGCCGTTCGTAGCATCGCCGTCTTTTCATCCAGGCTGACGCCAGCACCTTCAATCCCCCCGCGCCCGGTTCCCCGGAACTCCACAAGCGGGATCTCCGATGCTTTCCATTTTAGCCGCTCGCCCGCGCTTCCCGTCGGCGGCCGCGTTTAGCTCTAACGAGCACCACGCGCCCACCTGGTCCGCGCTCCCGTTTTGTGCCGGTCCCCGCCACGCAGCCCCCCGAGGGGGCTTTCCCCCAGCCGCCTGCGGCGCGGTTGCCCCGCGCTTCGCGCCGCTCACGCGCGCGCCGCAGTCGCGCAACAACCCAGCCCGCCGCAGGACAGAGGCACGGCTTCAGTCGCTCAGGCTCCTTACCCCGATCCTCTGTGACATGAAAAAAGGGACAGGCTAATAACAATTGACACGTGAAAGCCTCGATAAGGGC of the Coraliomargarita sinensis genome contains:
- a CDS encoding RHS repeat-associated core domain-containing protein, producing MWLFGEPLRETGPNAEALNFRFSTKYQDLETELLYYGFRYYDPVTGRWPSRDPIEEQGGLNLYGFVANNPIGYIDILGGAPFDPSVGAHDPYYNVPGPGFYKVTGPGFQSYNRGSEGTSGPSSGTLPDCPCPSKNWTGSGTLSIYQFGVGYAGTRGTYTCEGSPKIFVEVEGSDAALGIAGQFRATFTNFKRITGVSTGRGLLNRLMVDESTIASIGFKALGGASGNIELKTGRNIFSGGGEVSLEGGGSVGVPGTGINVGGKGAVSGSGSPSVGFTGSFGVSAPFEALNSITVDIDVVR